In Microtus pennsylvanicus isolate mMicPen1 chromosome 12, mMicPen1.hap1, whole genome shotgun sequence, the following proteins share a genomic window:
- the Fgf5 gene encoding fibroblast growth factor 5 isoform X2, producing MSLSWLFLLFCSHLILSAWAHGEKRLTPEGQPAAPRNPGDSSGGRGRSSTTSSSSSASSPVAASSGSQGSGTEHSSFQWSPSGRRTGSLYCRVGIGFHLQIYPDGKVNGSHEASMLS from the coding sequence ATGAGCTTGTCctggctcttcctcctcttctgcagccaCCTGATCCTCAGCGCTTGGGCTCACGGGGAGAAGCGTCTCACTCCCGAAGGGCAACCCGCGGCTCCAAGGAACCCCGGAGACTCCAGCGGCGGCCGGGGCAGAAGTAGCACGACGTCTTCCTCATCTTCTGCCTCCTCACCAGTCGCGGCTTCCTCGGGCAGCCAAGGAAGCGGCACGGAGCACAGCAGCTTCCAGTGGAGCCCTTCGGGGCGCCGGACCGGCAGCCTGTACTGCAGAGTGGGCATCGGCTTCCATCTGCAGATCTACCCGGATGGCAAAGTCAatggctcccacgaagccagtaTGTTAA